The Candidatus Tanganyikabacteria bacterium genome has a segment encoding these proteins:
- a CDS encoding NAD(P)H-hydrate dehydratase: MIATVRETRELETELISGWGVPVHLLMERAALGVAAVTAHVATIDEPIAVLAGPGHNGGDAVAAARLLKGWGYWPHLFVDAKNLSAVTDEQLSWAIRCGIQARPLSDFAAAPVVVDGLFGFGLNRAPSGTLAKTIRRVNEGAARAVIAVDLPSGTEADTGVALGDRIRATHTVATGLIKVGVACDPAVDAVGELWQADIGVPVALAEKLDGAIIEYEALPERPAGGHKGTYGTLVVIGGSRAMVGAPGLAALAAGRAGTGLVVVAVPRQHAGAIAALMPEALVVPLEAYDDGSLDDGDWSDIAPWLERADAVAIGPGLGRDEGQIRLVRRVWDAWDGPLVCDADSLVPDLKDQPPAGPAVFTPHPGEAARLLGTSPEAVQADRLDAARRIAADFGVICVLKGARTIAARPDGRFGVLLRTTPALATAGSGDVLTGIIGGFLAQGRDPWLATSQGIARHAELGRAAAGESPDSGLLARDLLNYRGVLRKSLPDPDKTGSLAIRLS, from the coding sequence ATGATCGCGACCGTGCGGGAGACCCGGGAACTCGAGACCGAACTGATCTCCGGCTGGGGCGTGCCCGTCCACCTGCTCATGGAGCGGGCTGCCCTAGGGGTCGCAGCCGTGACGGCGCACGTCGCCACGATCGACGAGCCCATTGCCGTGCTCGCCGGCCCGGGCCACAACGGCGGCGACGCCGTGGCCGCCGCGCGGTTGCTCAAGGGTTGGGGATACTGGCCGCACCTGTTCGTGGACGCCAAGAACCTCTCGGCGGTCACCGACGAGCAGCTTTCCTGGGCCATCCGCTGCGGAATCCAGGCGCGGCCGCTCAGCGATTTCGCGGCGGCGCCGGTGGTCGTGGACGGCCTCTTCGGATTCGGCCTCAACCGGGCGCCTTCGGGAACGCTCGCCAAGACCATCCGGCGCGTCAACGAGGGCGCGGCGCGGGCCGTGATCGCCGTCGACTTGCCCTCGGGCACCGAGGCCGACACCGGGGTCGCCCTCGGCGACCGGATCCGCGCGACGCACACCGTGGCGACAGGCCTGATCAAGGTGGGCGTCGCCTGCGATCCGGCGGTGGATGCCGTCGGGGAATTGTGGCAGGCCGACATCGGCGTGCCGGTGGCCCTGGCGGAAAAGCTCGACGGAGCCATCATCGAGTACGAGGCCCTGCCCGAGCGCCCCGCCGGCGGCCACAAGGGGACCTACGGCACGCTGGTGGTGATCGGCGGCTCGCGCGCCATGGTGGGCGCGCCGGGCCTGGCGGCCCTCGCGGCCGGCCGCGCCGGCACCGGCCTGGTAGTGGTCGCCGTCCCGCGCCAGCACGCGGGAGCGATCGCCGCGCTGATGCCCGAAGCCCTGGTGGTGCCGCTCGAGGCCTACGACGACGGCTCGCTCGACGACGGCGACTGGAGCGACATCGCGCCCTGGCTGGAGCGGGCCGACGCGGTGGCGATCGGGCCCGGCCTCGGCCGGGACGAGGGGCAGATACGGCTCGTGCGGCGCGTCTGGGATGCCTGGGACGGGCCGCTCGTGTGCGATGCCGACTCTCTGGTGCCCGACCTCAAGGACCAGCCTCCCGCCGGACCCGCCGTGTTCACGCCGCACCCCGGCGAGGCCGCCCGCTTGCTGGGTACGTCGCCCGAGGCCGTACAGGCGGATCGCCTCGACGCGGCGCGGCGCATCGCGGCCGATTTCGGGGTCATCTGCGTGCTCAAGGGCGCCCGCACGATCGCGGCGCGGCCGGATGGCCGCTTCGGCGTCCTGCTTCGCACCACGCCCGCCCTGGCGACGGCCGGCAGCGGGGACGTGCTGACGGGCATCATAGGCGGTTTCCTGGCGCAGGGCCGCGACCCCTGGCTCGCGACCTCTCAGGGGATCGCCAGGCACGCCGAACTGGGCCGCGCGGCGGCCGGGGAAAGCCCTGATTCGGGACTCCTGGCCCGAGATCTGCTAAACTATCGAGGGGTACTTCGTAAATCGTTACCCGACCCCGACAAGACCGGATCATTGGCGATTCGTCTTTCTTGA
- the pyk gene encoding pyruvate kinase, translating to MPEPSWTEPVGRKCTKIVATLGPASSSDEVVRRLIEAGVDLFRLNFSHGTHETHRDNILRIRRLARDADRNVAILQDIQGPKIRIGQVKDGEVALKAGQTYMLTPTEVEADERRAYVSYPRLAQDVNPGDRILIDDGLLELHVLGSEGSDLITRVIVGGPLRPHKGVNFPGATLKISVLTEKDKVDLQFGAEMGVDLVAASFVQNAHDVLEVKEYLLRFGKRTPIIAKIERREAVQSVRDIVLVADGVMIARGDLGVEIPVEDVPLVQKEIIRCCNLEGKPVITATQMLDSMIHNPRPTRAEASDVANAILDGTDAVMLSGETASGGYPVESVEMMVRIAVNTERSLRPTERPELREHYVRPVQDAIAHAATEMVPELGAAAIITATYSGSSARMVSKYRPQCPIVAATLHEDTSKQLAVVWGVYPVHLPETSSTEELFKHAISLATSQGLVEDGDVVIMVAGVPMGLPGTTNLIKVEVVSIVLARGMGLGQRAVSGVARHFKDPVAAREQLGEGDVLIAEYTDADWTRAMARAGALCVRAGGLTSHAAIVALELGIPVLLSVEEIESIPDGALVTVDPVRGVVFQGQVKI from the coding sequence TTGCCCGAACCGTCCTGGACCGAACCGGTCGGTCGCAAGTGCACCAAGATCGTCGCGACCCTGGGGCCGGCCTCCTCCAGCGACGAGGTCGTCAGGCGCCTGATCGAGGCGGGGGTCGATCTCTTCCGCCTCAACTTCAGCCACGGCACGCACGAGACGCATCGCGACAACATCCTGCGGATCCGGCGCTTGGCGCGGGATGCCGACCGCAACGTGGCCATTCTCCAGGATATCCAGGGGCCCAAGATCCGCATCGGGCAGGTCAAGGACGGCGAGGTGGCGCTGAAGGCGGGTCAGACCTACATGCTGACCCCCACCGAGGTCGAGGCCGACGAGCGGCGGGCCTACGTCAGCTACCCCAGGCTCGCCCAGGACGTGAACCCCGGGGATCGCATCCTCATCGACGACGGCCTGCTGGAGCTGCATGTGCTCGGCAGCGAAGGCTCCGACCTGATCACGCGGGTGATCGTCGGCGGGCCGCTGCGGCCGCACAAGGGCGTCAACTTTCCGGGCGCGACGCTGAAGATCTCGGTGCTGACCGAGAAGGACAAGGTCGACCTGCAGTTCGGCGCGGAGATGGGCGTGGACCTGGTCGCGGCTTCGTTCGTCCAGAACGCGCACGACGTGCTGGAGGTCAAGGAGTATCTCCTCCGGTTTGGAAAGCGCACGCCCATCATCGCCAAGATCGAGCGGCGGGAGGCGGTCCAGTCGGTGCGCGACATCGTCCTGGTCGCCGACGGCGTGATGATCGCCCGCGGCGACCTGGGCGTGGAGATCCCGGTCGAGGACGTGCCTCTGGTGCAGAAGGAAATCATCCGCTGCTGCAACCTGGAGGGAAAGCCGGTCATCACCGCGACGCAGATGCTGGACTCGATGATCCACAACCCCCGGCCCACGCGGGCCGAGGCGTCGGACGTGGCCAACGCTATCCTCGACGGCACCGACGCCGTGATGCTGTCCGGCGAGACGGCCAGCGGCGGGTATCCCGTCGAGTCGGTCGAGATGATGGTGCGCATCGCGGTCAACACCGAGCGCTCGCTCCGGCCCACCGAACGGCCCGAACTGCGCGAGCACTACGTACGCCCCGTGCAGGACGCCATCGCGCACGCGGCCACCGAGATGGTTCCCGAACTCGGCGCGGCGGCGATCATCACCGCCACCTACTCGGGATCCTCGGCGCGCATGGTCTCGAAGTACCGGCCGCAGTGCCCCATCGTCGCCGCCACGTTGCACGAGGACACTTCCAAGCAACTGGCGGTCGTGTGGGGCGTGTATCCGGTCCACTTGCCCGAGACCAGTTCGACCGAGGAACTCTTCAAGCACGCCATCTCCCTGGCCACTTCCCAGGGCCTCGTGGAAGACGGCGACGTCGTGATCATGGTGGCCGGCGTACCAATGGGCCTGCCGGGCACGACCAACCTGATCAAGGTGGAGGTCGTGTCCATCGTGCTCGCTCGGGGCATGGGCCTGGGCCAGCGCGCGGTATCGGGCGTCGCGCGGCATTTCAAGGATCCGGTGGCGGCACGCGAGCAACTCGGCGAGGGCGATGTCCTGATAGCGGAGTATACCGACGCCGACTGGACCCGGGCCATGGCCAGGGCCGGCGCCCTCTGCGTGCGTGCGGGCGGCTTGACCAGCCACGCGGCGATCGTCGCCCTCGAACTGGGCATCCCCGTGCTGCTGTCGGTCGAAGAGATCGAGAGCATACCCGACGGCGCCCTGGTGACGGTCGATCCGGTGCGGGGCGTCGTGTTCCAGGGCCAGGTCAAGATCTAG